From Geotalea uraniireducens Rf4:
GCGCCGCCCAGGGGTTCTTTGACGATTTCATCGCTTACTTCAAGCTCCTTGATATCCTTTGCCGTCAGTTTCAACGCCTCGGCCGCCTGTTCCCCCTTGGTACCGTCGGACCAGAGGATGGCCGCGCACCCCTCGGGCGAGATGACCGCATAGACGGAATGCTCGAGCATCAGGATGCGATCCCCGACCGCAATGGCCAGCGCGCCGCCGGAGCCACCTTCGCCGGTAATGACGACTATAATCGGCACAGACAGCCGCGACATCTCCCGCAGGTTGCGGGCGATGGCCTCAGCCTGCCCCCGTTCCTCGGCGCCGATGCCGGGAAAAGCACCCGGGGTGTCGACAAAGGTGATGATAGGAAGCTTGAACCGCTCTGCCATCTCCATGAGCCGCAATGCCTTGCGATATCCTTCCGGGTTCGGCATGCCGAAATTGCGGTAGACCTTCTCCTTGGTGTCACGTCCCTTCTGGTGGCCGATAACCATCACGGGTACACCGTCCAGCCTTGCCAGACCGCCGACGATAGCATGATCGTCACCAAAATTGCGGTCGCCATGCAACTCGATGAATTCGGTAAAAATAAGGTTCAGGTAATCAAGGGTAAAGGGGCGATTGATATGGCGCGCAACCTGTGCGGTCTGCCAACGGCTGAGATTGGAAAATATGTCTTCCTGAACCTTTTCAGCCTTTTTTTCCAGCTTGGCAATTTCCGCCTTCAGATCCAGGGTATCGCTGGACAATTCTTGCAACTCTTCAATCTTGCGCTCCAGGTCGGCAAGCGGCTTTTCAAATTCAAGATAATATTGCGTCGCCATTTTATTTATGTCTCCTTTGATAACAATTTAATTCCCAACAAGACTGTTCGCAAACTACTCGAAAGAAACGGCATTATAACCCAGCAGGTTCTTCACATCCAGTGATAATTCTTCGCTGGCGGCAAGCTTGTATGAATCCGGAAGAATTATCGTCGTCTTCGATTCCGCGGGGATGACGATATGCAGAAACGATTTGCAGGCGCCCGGGTAGCGGTTGATGATCCCCTTGAGTGACTCCAGCTGCGGCCGCTCCAGACCGGTCGCCTGGACAGTGACATGGACCCGTCGACTCTCCCTTTCGTTCACTTCCCTGAGCAGCACGATATCGCTCGCAATAACCTTGGTGTTCTTCTCCCCCACCTCTACGCTGCCGCTGACGAGGAGCGGATCATCCCCCTCCAGGTACTGGGCGACCTTGGCATACACCTTTGCCAGAACCACCACTTCTACGGAGCCGTGCAAATCTTCCAGGGTAACGAAGGCCATGCGCTCACCCTTCTTTGTGATGAACTCCTTTTTCGTCACAACTATGCCACAGAGCTTCACCTCGGCCCGGTCGGATATTTCCCCGAAATCAGAGGTATGCACGGTGGCAAAACGCTTGATTTGGGAAGAATAGCGGTCGAGGGGATGGCCGGTGATGTAGAAACCGAGGGCCTCCTTTTCCTGATTGAGAAGGAGCTTGTCATCCCATTCCGGCACATCCGGCAGGCTACCTTTGCCGTTGCCGTTCCCCCTGACTATCTCCGCCACACCGAACAACGATACCTGGGCGCTATCCCGCTCCTGCTGTATCTTCTGCCCCAAGACCATGGCGTCTTCCAGCGCGGCCATGAGGGGAGCCCGCCTGGCGCCGGTGGAATCAAAGGCGCCGCACTTGACCAGGGATTCAACGACCCGCTTGTTGACCCGGCGCAGGTCGACCCGCTCGCAGAAGTCATAGATGTCCGCAAAAGATCCCGACTTGCGGGACTCGATTATTGCCTCGATAGCAGACTCGCCGACGTTCTTGACCGCACCGAGGCCGAAACGGATGGATTTCCCAAGGACGCGGAAGGAGTGATCCGAGGCATTGATGTCCGGCGGCAGCACTTCGATCCCCATATCCCGACAGTCGCTGATGTTCTTGATGACCTTGTCGGTGTTCCCCATGTCTTCAGTCAGGAGTGCCGCCATGAACTCCACCGGGTAGTGGGCCTTGAGATAGGCGGTCTGGTAGGCGACCAGGGCGTAAGCCGCGGAGTGGGACTTGTTGAAGCCGTATTCGGCAAACTTGGCCATCAGGTCGAAGATAGACTCCGCCTTCTTCGGGTCGATCCCCTGCTCTTTTGCGCCGGCAAGGAAAGGAATTTTTTCCTTGGCCATGACCTCCGGATCTTTCTTGCCCATTGCCCGCCGGAGCAGGTCGGCCTGCCCAAGTGAATACCCGGCCAGGGTCCGGGAGATCTGCATGACCTGTTCCTGGTAGACGATGACTCCGTAGGTGTCCTTGAGGATCGGCTCCAACTGCGGCAGGTCGTAGACCACCTTTTTCTTGCCATGTTTGCGGTCAATGAAGTCATCCACCATGCCGCTTCCAAGGGGGCCCGGCCGGTAGAGGGCGCAGACCGCAATTATATCCTCGAAGCAGGACGGCTTGAGTTTGACCAGGAGCCCCTGCATGCCGGATGACTCGAGCTGGAAGACGCCCGTGGTGTTGCCGGACTGAAGGAGACGGTAACTCTCCTCATCATCGTCCCGCAGTAAAGTGATATCGAACGCCGGGTCCTTGCCGGCACGGATGATCTTGACGGCGTTATGGATGACCGTAAGGTTCTTGAGACCCAGGAAGTCGAACTTGACGAGGCCGATCTTTTCCACGTACTTCATGGAATACTGGGTGGTGATGGAGCCGTTCTTCTGGTCCTTGTAGACCGGGCAGAACTCCTCCAGCACGTCCGGGGCGACAACCACCCCTGCGGCGTGGGTTGAGGCATGGCGCGCCAACCCTTCCAGACAAAGGGCCACGTCCAGCAGCTCCTTCACACGCCGATCTGCCGCAGCCAGTTCGTTCAATTTCGGCTCCTGCTGCAGAGCCTTGTCCAGGGTGATGCCAAGCACCTCGGGGACCAGCTTGGCGATCTTGTCCACGTCGCCGTACGCCATGTCCAGCGCCCGCCCTACATCGCGCAACACGCCGCGGGCCGCCATGGTACCGAAGGTGATGATCTGGCAGACCTTGTCCCGGCCATACTTCTCGGTGACGTACTGGATCACCTCCTCGCGGCGGTCCTGGCAGAAGTCCACGTCGATATCAGGCATGGAGATACGTTCCGGGTTGAGAAACCGCTCGAACAGTAGGTTATAGGGGATCGGGTCAATATCGGTAATGCGGATGGAATAGGCAACCAGCGAACCGGCTGCCGAACCACGGCCCGGGCCGACCGGAATGCCGTGGTCCTTGGCCCAGTTGATGAAGTCGGCGACGATGAGGAAATAACCGGGAAATCCCATCTGCTTGATACAATCCAGCTCGATGCGAAGCCGCTCATAGTAGCCCTGTTCCTGCTCCGGGGTAATGTCCGGATACTTGGCGCGTACCGTCACCAGCCGCTCTTTGAGGCCTTCGTAGGACTGTTCCTCCAGGACATCGTCGAGGGTCTTGTCGGCGGGCTTGATGTACTGGGGGAAATGGTAGGTCTTGAAATCCAGCTCCAGGTTGCAGCGCTCGGCAATGCGCACAGTATTGGCGATTGCCTCCGGCGCATAGTGGAAAGCCGCAGCCATCTCCTGGGGGGACTTGAAGTAGAACTCTTCCGCGGAAAAGTGCATGCGATTCGGATCGTTCATGGTCTTGCCGGTCTGGATGCAAAGGAGCACCTCGTGTGCCTTGGCATCTTCCCGGTTGAGGTAGTGGCAGTCATTGGTCGCCACAAGCGGAAGTGAAAGTTCCGCAGCCAGATCCAGAAGGCGCTTGTTGACCAGATCCTGTTCCGGCAGGGTGTTTTCCTGCAACTCTATGTAGTAGCGGTCAGGGAATATCTCCGAGTACCAGCGGGCCGTCGCAATGGCATCTTCAACTCGATTGCGACCACACTGGTAAGCCACCTCACCCTTGAGGCAGGCGGAAAGGGCTATCAGGCCTTCGCTGTGCTGGGCAAGAATCTCTTTATCGATGCGCGGCTTGTAGTAGAATCCCTCCTTGTAACCGGCGGAGACCAGCCAGGAAAGGTTCTTGTATCCCTGGAGGTTTTCGCAGAGCAGGATCAGATGGTAGCTTGACGTCGACTCGTGGCCGTTGCCGCTCTCCTTGCTGAAACGCGACCCCGGCGCGATGTAGACCTCGCTGCCGATGATCGGTTTGATCCCCTTGTCCTTGCACTTGGTGTAGAACTCGATGGCACCGAACATGCTGCCGTGGTCGGTAATGGCCACGGCAGGCATCTCATACCCCTTGGCTTTCTTGACCAGGTCGCCGAGCCGAATCGCTCCGTCCAGAAGGGAATACTGGGTGTGTAGATGTAAATGTACAAAGTTTGCTTCGCTCATATGCCTCTAAATACAATGATGGGAGCCGGTTCTGCTGCATGGCTCCCTTTTAGTATCGCTAAAAAATTTTGTTATTATTACACGAAAAGCGCGGTACTGTCAACAAGCGACGCACGCAATTCCCGCCGCCATTTGCACTCCTTTTTATTCATGATACATTTTACAACTGATTGTAATCGGAGCTGTTAACCAACCATTACCGACGGGAGGTCGCAAGATGAAAGTTCTAATAGCCTATTATTCCATGTACGGCCACATTCACCGGATGGCCGAGGCAGTAGCCGAAGGTGCACGGGAAGTGGCCGGAGCCGAGGTCTTGATCCGCCGCGTCCCCGAAACCCTGCCGGCTGATGTACTGGAAAAAATGGGTGCTGTAGAGACGCAGAAAAAGATGGCGCAGATACCGGTCTGCACCATTGGGGAACTGGCCGATGCCGACGCGATCATTTTCGGCACCCCGACCCGGTTCGGCAACATGTGCGGTCAGATGCGTCAATTTCTTGATGCAACCGGCGGCCTCTGGATGAAAGGATCGCTGGTCGGCAAATTGGGAAGCGTCTTCACCAGCTCCGCAACCCAGCACGGTGGACAGGAATCCACCATACTCAGCTTTCACATCACCCTGCTCCACCAGGGAATGGTCGTTGT
This genomic window contains:
- a CDS encoding acetyl-CoA carboxylase carboxyltransferase subunit alpha, which produces MATQYYLEFEKPLADLERKIEELQELSSDTLDLKAEIAKLEKKAEKVQEDIFSNLSRWQTAQVARHINRPFTLDYLNLIFTEFIELHGDRNFGDDHAIVGGLARLDGVPVMVIGHQKGRDTKEKVYRNFGMPNPEGYRKALRLMEMAERFKLPIITFVDTPGAFPGIGAEERGQAEAIARNLREMSRLSVPIIVVITGEGGSGGALAIAVGDRILMLEHSVYAVISPEGCAAILWSDGTKGEQAAEALKLTAKDIKELEVSDEIVKEPLGGAHRDHQTMAKSLHEALSRNLKELQRIPADQLVEERYQKFRRMSRFVE
- the dnaE gene encoding DNA polymerase III subunit alpha, whose protein sequence is MSEANFVHLHLHTQYSLLDGAIRLGDLVKKAKGYEMPAVAITDHGSMFGAIEFYTKCKDKGIKPIIGSEVYIAPGSRFSKESGNGHESTSSYHLILLCENLQGYKNLSWLVSAGYKEGFYYKPRIDKEILAQHSEGLIALSACLKGEVAYQCGRNRVEDAIATARWYSEIFPDRYYIELQENTLPEQDLVNKRLLDLAAELSLPLVATNDCHYLNREDAKAHEVLLCIQTGKTMNDPNRMHFSAEEFYFKSPQEMAAAFHYAPEAIANTVRIAERCNLELDFKTYHFPQYIKPADKTLDDVLEEQSYEGLKERLVTVRAKYPDITPEQEQGYYERLRIELDCIKQMGFPGYFLIVADFINWAKDHGIPVGPGRGSAAGSLVAYSIRITDIDPIPYNLLFERFLNPERISMPDIDVDFCQDRREEVIQYVTEKYGRDKVCQIITFGTMAARGVLRDVGRALDMAYGDVDKIAKLVPEVLGITLDKALQQEPKLNELAAADRRVKELLDVALCLEGLARHASTHAAGVVVAPDVLEEFCPVYKDQKNGSITTQYSMKYVEKIGLVKFDFLGLKNLTVIHNAVKIIRAGKDPAFDITLLRDDDEESYRLLQSGNTTGVFQLESSGMQGLLVKLKPSCFEDIIAVCALYRPGPLGSGMVDDFIDRKHGKKKVVYDLPQLEPILKDTYGVIVYQEQVMQISRTLAGYSLGQADLLRRAMGKKDPEVMAKEKIPFLAGAKEQGIDPKKAESIFDLMAKFAEYGFNKSHSAAYALVAYQTAYLKAHYPVEFMAALLTEDMGNTDKVIKNISDCRDMGIEVLPPDINASDHSFRVLGKSIRFGLGAVKNVGESAIEAIIESRKSGSFADIYDFCERVDLRRVNKRVVESLVKCGAFDSTGARRAPLMAALEDAMVLGQKIQQERDSAQVSLFGVAEIVRGNGNGKGSLPDVPEWDDKLLLNQEKEALGFYITGHPLDRYSSQIKRFATVHTSDFGEISDRAEVKLCGIVVTKKEFITKKGERMAFVTLEDLHGSVEVVVLAKVYAKVAQYLEGDDPLLVSGSVEVGEKNTKVIASDIVLLREVNERESRRVHVTVQATGLERPQLESLKGIINRYPGACKSFLHIVIPAESKTTIILPDSYKLAASEELSLDVKNLLGYNAVSFE
- the wrbA gene encoding NAD(P)H:quinone oxidoreductase, coding for MKVLIAYYSMYGHIHRMAEAVAEGAREVAGAEVLIRRVPETLPADVLEKMGAVETQKKMAQIPVCTIGELADADAIIFGTPTRFGNMCGQMRQFLDATGGLWMKGSLVGKLGSVFTSSATQHGGQESTILSFHITLLHQGMVVVGLPYAFQGQMRNDEIIGGSPYGASTIAGTQGERSPSENDLAAARYQGKHVASIAARLAR